One segment of Heterodontus francisci isolate sHetFra1 chromosome 28, sHetFra1.hap1, whole genome shotgun sequence DNA contains the following:
- the LOC137345160 gene encoding sex peptide receptor-like, with the protein MRDIDGVDVGKMFPPASTENCRPYIYDNIIYNSEPNVLKDKEVIMIIKKSEGTDSLYAKAISLVAIVILSRGKCGLSTCTTYYLVAMATADLLLVITNFILYRINMYYFRGSFLNITPVCSVIYATSNAAGECSVWLTVTFTIDRFVAICCQRLKTKYCTKKTAALVLATTCTLICLETIPLLFTLEPGVIIDNVPFFCPYKPSFYTEPGWVGYEWFDVILTPLIPFVLILLLNVLTVSHILVASRVRKGLKSQSKIQNHKDPEMDNRRKSVILLFAVSGSFILLWSIDVIIFFYYNILGASPNSNDFLVIFEQTGYMLANFSFCSNTFIYMMTQSRFREQLKSAYMRCKAVKADAHMFYRHLW; encoded by the exons ATGAGAGATATTGATGGGGTAgatgtagggaagatgtttccaccTGCAAGCACCGAGAACTGCCGGCCATACATATATgataatataatatataatagtgAACCTAATGTACTGAAAGACAAAGAAGTGATTATGATAATAAAAAAATCTGAGGGGACTGACTCTTTATATGCAAAGGCAA TTagtttagtggcgattgtgatcctgtcacgGGGAAAGTGTGGACTCTCCACTTGCACCACTTACTACTTGGttgccatggcaacagcggatctactgcTCGTTATTACTAATTTCATACTGTACCGGATCAATATGTATTATTTCCGGGGATCGTTCCTGAACATTacccctgtgtgcagtgttatCTATGCCACGAGTAATGCAGCCGGAGAGTGTTCTGTCTggctcactgtcactttcaccattgatcgatttgtggccatttgttgccagaggctgaaaactaaatattgcacaaaGAAAACTGCAGCTTTGGTTCTCGCAACAACATGCACTCTGATCTGTTTGGAAACCATTCCCTTACTTTTCACATTAGAACCTGGagtgataatcgacaatgtaccattCTTCTGTCCTTATAAGCCAAGCTTTtacactgagcccggatgggtgggatatgAATGGTTTGATGTGAttttaaccccattgatcccattTGTTTTAATTCTGTTACTCAACGTTCTGACAGTCAGtcatattttagtggccagtcgagtgcgTAAGGGACTGAAGAGTCAGAGCAAGATACAGAATCACAAAGACCCGGAGATGGACAACAGAAGGAAATCCGTCATTTTACTCTTTGctgtatccggcagcttcatacttttaTGGTCAATAGATGTTATAATTTTTTTCTATTATAACATTCTAGGAGCAAGTCCTAATTCCAATGATTTCTTAGTAATATTTGAACAAACTGGATATATGCTGGCAAATTTCAGTTTCTGCTCAAACACATTTATTTACATGATGACTCAGTCcaggttcagagagcagctcaagagTGCG
- the LOC137345161 gene encoding probable G-protein coupled receptor 139, which translates to MNQSTIVQIKNIYYPILAAFGVPANILTIVILSKGNCCLSKCISVYMVAMATADLLVMIVNVIVNRIFSHHFQFIHSLLSYTAICKLFNYISCINLSISVWFTILFTFDRYVALCCQKLKSRYCRVTTAAPIITTVTGLACFASIPFWFAYESEQVINDVHWGCRTRLYFFTSPAGIAFSWFHSILIPWLPVALIFLFNCLTVRRIVVASRARRAFQAHRSDGQSDPEMESRRKSIILLFSVSGSFTLLWLTAAVSFLSTRITNIAHYRGGDAAPAYIATETGYMLMYLSSCTNTCIYAATQTKFREELKQLVQRPCMFILTLVK; encoded by the exons ATGAATCAATCAACAATTGTACAGATAAAGAACATTTACTACCCAATTCTTGCAGCCTTTGGTGTTCCCG cgaACATATTGACAATTGTGATTCTCTCCAAAGGAAAttgttgcctttccaaatgtatctctgtctacatggtggccatggcaacagcagatctactggtcatgatCGTCAATGTAATAGTGAATCGCATTTTCAGCCATCACTTTCAATTCATTCATTCACTCCTCTCCTACACTGCCATTTGTAAGCTGTTTAATTACATTAGCTGTATCAACCTGTCTATATCGGTATGGTTTACAATCTTGTTCACATTTGACCGATATGTAGCTCTGTGCTGTCAGAAGCTTAAATCAAGGTACTGCAGAGTGACCACTGCAGCTCCGATTATAACAACTGTCACGGGCCTGGCCTGTTTTGCAAGCATCCCCTTTTGGTTTGCATATGAATCTGAACAAGTGATTAACGATGTTCACTGGGGTTGTCGCACCAGATTGTACTTCTTCACATCGCCTGCAGGCATAGCATTCTCTTGGTTTCACAGTATTTTAATTCCATGGCTTCCTGTTGCTTTGATATTTCTGTTTAATTGTTTGACAGTCAGACGTATTGTAGTAGCTAGTAGAGCCCGCAGGGCATTCCAGGCTCACCGAAGTGACGGTCAGAGCGATCCAGAGATGGAAAGCCGAAGAAAGTCTATAATTCTACTCTTCAGTGTCTCAGGTAGTTTTACCCTGTTGTGGCTGACAGCAGCTGTGAGCTTTCTATCTACCAGAATAACAAACATCGCACATTACCGAGGTGGTGATGCAGCCCCTGCGTACATTGCAACCGAAACCGGATATATGCTCATGTATttaagttcctgcacaaacacgtgtatttatgcagctACACAAACTAAATTCAGGGAAGAACTGAAGCAGCTGGTTCAGCGTCCTTGCATGTTCATTCTGACATTGGTAAAATGA
- the LOC137345162 gene encoding probable G-protein coupled receptor 139, translated as MDQPTIVQIKNIYYPILAAFGVPANLVTIVILSRGNCGLSKCISVYMVAMATADLLVMLVNVMVISIFTHHFPFIYLLLSYTVVCKLLNYMVCIFLHISVWFTILFTFDRFVAICCGKLKTKYCRVRTANAIITIFTGLVCLENIPFWFAFEAEQQLNNVSWGCRVKLDFTISPIGVAFYWLQSILTPWLPFALTLLFNCLTIRHILLASRARKALRGHSPENQSDPEMQSRRKSIILLFAVSGSFLLLWLTAAVSFLATKITNASHYRGDYTAPAYIATETGYMLMYLSSSTNTCIYAATQTKFRNELKKVLQSPWILIRTLVKWMKDQTRISASVNSAASQLTT; from the exons ATGGATCAGCCAACAATTGTACAGATAAAGAACATTTACTACCCAATTCTCGCAGCCTTTGgtgttcctg CGAACCTGGTGACAATCGTGATTCTCTCTAGAGGAAACTGTGGCCTTTCCAAATGTATCTCTGtctacatggtggccatggcaacagctgaTCTACTGGTCATGCTCGTCAATGTAATGGTGATTAGCATTTTCACTCATCACTTTCCATTCATTTATTTACTCCTTTCCTACACTGTCGTGTGTAAGCTCCTTAATTATATGGTTTGTATATTCCTGCATATATCCGTGTGGTTTACAATCCTGTTCACATTTGACCGATTTGTAGCTATATGCTGTGGGaagttgaaaacaaaatattgcagagtgAGAACAGCGAATGCAATAATAACTATCTTCACTGGCCTGGTTTGTTTAGAGAACATTCCCTTTTGGTTTGCATTTGAAGCTGAACAGCAACTTAACAATGTCAGCTGGGGTTGTCGCGTTAAATTGGACTTCACCATCTCGCCAATAGGGGTTGCCTTTTATTGGCTCCAGAGTATTTTAACTCCATGGCTTCCTTTTGCTTTGACATTACTGTTTAATTGTTTGACAATCAGACATATTTTATTAGCCAGTAGGGCCCGCAAGGCTCTCCGCGGTCACAGCCCTGAGAATCAGAGCGATCCAGAGATGCAAAGCCGAAGGAAGTCCATCATTTTACTTTTTGCTGTATCAGGTAGCTTCCTCCTGTTGTGGCTGACAGCAGCTGTCAGCTTCTTAGCTACCAAAATAACAAATGCTTCGCATTACCGAGGTGACTATACAGCTCCTGCGTACATTGCCACTGAAACCGGATATATGCTCATGTATTTGAGCTCCTCTACAAACACCTGTATTTATGCAGCTACACAGACTAAATTCAGGAACGAGCTGAAGAAGGTGCTGCAATCTCCGTGGATATTAATTCGAACATTGGTTAAATGGATGAAAGATCAAACCAGAATATCGGCCTCCGTGAATTCTGCAGCTTCACAATTAACcacgtaa